CGTGCTGATTGAAGAGGTCAACCGCCTCAGCGCTCGCCGCGTGCATGCCAAGAGTACAGCCATTGCCGAACATCAGGAGGTGCAACCATGAGCAGCCAAACCGTAGGCATGCGCAGCCTCGACTGGTTGGTGCTGGCCGCCTGCCTGTGGATTTTCGCCTCCATGGCCATGGCCCATGAAGGCCACGGGCAAGCGGCGCCCAGCCCGCAACCGGCGCCGCCGACCATGGCCAGCGGCGGCGGCACACGGGATGCCCAGACCTGGTTCACCGACACCGTGCTCAAGGACCAGAACGGCCGCGAGTTGCGCTTTTACAGCGACGTGCTCAAGGACAAAGTGGTGATGCTGAATGTGATCTTCACTCATTGCACGGACGCCTGCCCGTTGATTACCCGCAAGCTGCGTGACGTGCGCGATGCCATGGGGCCGGCGCTGGCCAGCCAGGTGACCTTCGTGTCGATCAGCAGCGACCCGCTCAACGACACCCCCGCGGCGCTCAAGGCCTTTGCC
The genomic region above belongs to Pseudomonas sp. PSKL.D1 and contains:
- a CDS encoding SCO family protein, producing MSSQTVGMRSLDWLVLAACLWIFASMAMAHEGHGQAAPSPQPAPPTMASGGGTRDAQTWFTDTVLKDQNGRELRFYSDVLKDKVVMLNVIFTHCTDACPLITRKLRDVRDAMGPALASQVTFVSISSDPLNDTPAALKAFAGKQGVDNPNWLFLTGDKASVDLVLGRIGQFLPSPEQHSTQLIAGDVAGKRWSKIRPDAPPAAIAQRMQLLTQPLAGR